The following are encoded together in the Micromonospora sp. R77 genome:
- a CDS encoding sensor histidine kinase yields the protein ARTHPTVADALLATVLFAVSLLPVNPPGGPPRDPLSLGAVLLVLIGCAALAVRRRYPLPVLGATLAAVVLALLGHQARGPFVLTVGIAAYTVATRTDRRTGVAAGAASALLLGAAGAATLDVSWYDPAVVVLLLWFGVAVAVGDAVRSRRAYVAVLEERARRAEQTREEEAGRRVAEERLRIARELHDVVAHHIALINVQAGVAGHLLREQPDAAQEALGHVRSASRTVLDELATLLGVLRRDDETDAPTEPAPSLNRLDALVEGFSTGQPVRWTVAGQPRPLPSAVDVAAYRIIQESLTNAHKHAPGAAVAVRLRYDPDGVTIEVRDDGPPRPADAAGPGAGLGLVGMRERAETVGGAFSAGPRPEGGWLVRAELPAPEEEAA from the coding sequence TCGCGCGGACGCACCCGACGGTTGCCGACGCGCTGCTGGCCACGGTTCTCTTCGCGGTCAGCCTGCTGCCGGTGAACCCGCCCGGCGGGCCGCCCCGGGACCCGCTCAGCCTCGGCGCGGTGCTGCTCGTCCTGATCGGCTGCGCCGCGCTGGCGGTGCGCCGCCGGTACCCGCTGCCGGTGCTCGGTGCGACGCTCGCCGCCGTCGTGCTCGCCCTTCTCGGCCACCAGGCACGCGGCCCCTTCGTGCTCACGGTGGGGATCGCCGCGTACACCGTCGCCACCCGCACCGACCGGCGCACCGGCGTCGCGGCCGGTGCGGCGAGTGCCCTCCTGCTCGGCGCCGCGGGAGCGGCCACGCTCGACGTGTCGTGGTACGACCCGGCCGTGGTGGTGCTGCTGCTCTGGTTCGGTGTCGCGGTCGCCGTCGGCGACGCGGTGCGCAGCCGGCGGGCGTACGTGGCGGTGCTGGAGGAACGGGCCCGGCGGGCCGAGCAGACCCGGGAGGAGGAGGCCGGCCGTCGGGTCGCCGAGGAGCGGCTGCGCATCGCCCGGGAGCTGCACGACGTGGTCGCCCACCACATCGCGCTGATCAACGTGCAGGCCGGGGTGGCCGGGCACCTGCTGCGCGAGCAGCCCGACGCGGCGCAGGAGGCGCTCGGGCACGTCCGCTCGGCCAGCCGGACCGTCCTCGACGAGCTGGCCACCCTGCTGGGGGTGCTGCGGCGCGACGACGAGACCGACGCGCCGACCGAGCCGGCGCCCAGCCTCAACCGGCTCGACGCGCTGGTGGAGGGCTTCAGCACCGGGCAGCCGGTGCGCTGGACCGTCGCCGGGCAGCCCCGGCCGCTGCCGAGCGCCGTCGACGTGGCCGCGTACCGGATCATCCAGGAGTCGCTGACCAACGCGCACAAGCACGCGCCGGGTGCGGCCGTCGCGGTCCGCCTGCGCTACGACCCCGACGGCGTCACCATCGAGGTACGCGACGACGGCCCGCCCCGGCCGGCCGACGCCGCCGGCCCCGGTGCCGGGCTGGGACTGGTCGGCATGCGGGAGCGGGCCGAGACGGTGGGTGGCGCGTTCTCGGCCGGGCCGCGACCGGAGGGCGGCTGGCTGGTCCGGGCCGAGCTGCCCGCCCCCGAGGAGGAGGCCGCATGA
- a CDS encoding response regulator transcription factor has translation MTVRVLLADDQKLLRAGFRVLIDSAPDLTVVGEAATGREAVERARSLRADVVLMDIRMPELDGLAATAEITADEDLAGVRVLILTTFEVDEYVFQALRAGASGFLGKGVEPAELLDAIRTVAAGEALLSPKATRGLIARFLAQPEPDPRATPEQVRVLTEREREVVTLVAAGLSNEQIAERLVVSPLTAKTHVNRAMMKLGARDRAQLVVVAYQSGLVRVGEPPAR, from the coding sequence ATGACCGTCCGGGTGCTGCTCGCCGACGACCAGAAGCTGCTGCGGGCCGGATTCCGGGTGCTCATCGACTCCGCGCCCGACCTGACCGTGGTCGGTGAGGCGGCCACCGGCCGGGAGGCCGTCGAACGGGCCCGCAGCCTCCGCGCCGACGTGGTGCTGATGGACATCCGGATGCCCGAGCTGGACGGGCTGGCCGCCACCGCCGAGATCACCGCCGACGAGGACCTGGCCGGCGTACGGGTGCTGATCCTGACCACCTTCGAGGTCGACGAGTACGTCTTCCAGGCGCTGCGCGCCGGGGCCAGCGGCTTCCTCGGCAAGGGGGTGGAACCGGCCGAGCTGCTCGACGCGATCCGTACCGTCGCGGCGGGGGAGGCGCTGCTGTCGCCGAAGGCCACCCGGGGGCTGATCGCCCGGTTCCTGGCCCAGCCGGAGCCGGACCCGCGGGCCACCCCGGAGCAGGTGCGGGTGCTCACCGAGCGGGAGCGTGAGGTGGTGACCCTGGTCGCCGCCGGACTGTCGAACGAGCAGATCGCCGAGCGGCTGGTGGTCTCCCCGCTGACCGCGAAGACGCACGTCAACCGGGCGATGATGAAGCTGGGCGCCCGGGACCGGGCCCAGCTCGTCGTCGTGGCGTACCAGAGCGGGTTGGTCCGGGTCGGCGAGCCCCCGGCGCGCTGA